The following proteins are encoded in a genomic region of Pseudomonas sp. Os17:
- the lptG gene encoding LPS export ABC transporter permease LptG, translating to MVKLDRYIGSSVFMAILAVLGIILGLASLFAFIDEMGSVSDTYTVMDVMSYVVLTAPRRVYEMLPMAALIGCLIGLGSLASNSELTIMRAAGVSVGRIVWAVMKPMLVLMLVGVLVGEYVAPATETQAQASRALAQGSGDAQSSKHGLWHRQGEEFIHINAVQPNGLLYGVTRYHFDDNHHMLSSSFARQARFHENYWQLTDVTTTYFREGHTEVISAPDERWDVALSPQLLSTVVMAPESLSITGLWGYIHYLADQGLNNGRYWLAFWVKVLQPLVTAALVLMAISFIFGPLRSVTLGQRVFTGVLVGFTFRIAQDLLGPSSLVFGFSPLFAVLVPAGICAIAGFWLLRRAG from the coding sequence GTGGTTAAGCTCGATCGCTACATCGGTAGCAGTGTGTTCATGGCCATTCTTGCAGTCCTGGGGATCATCCTCGGGCTGGCCTCGCTGTTTGCCTTCATCGATGAGATGGGCAGCGTCAGCGATACCTACACCGTGATGGACGTGATGAGCTACGTCGTCCTCACCGCTCCGCGCCGGGTGTACGAGATGCTGCCGATGGCGGCTCTGATCGGCTGTCTGATCGGCCTGGGCTCTTTGGCCAGCAACAGTGAGCTGACCATCATGCGTGCCGCCGGTGTCTCCGTCGGTCGTATCGTCTGGGCGGTCATGAAGCCCATGCTGGTGCTGATGCTGGTGGGGGTGCTGGTGGGCGAGTACGTGGCGCCGGCCACCGAGACCCAGGCCCAGGCCAGTCGCGCCCTGGCACAGGGTTCCGGCGATGCCCAGAGTTCCAAGCATGGCCTGTGGCACCGTCAGGGCGAGGAGTTCATCCACATCAACGCCGTGCAACCCAATGGCTTGCTGTATGGCGTGACCCGCTACCACTTCGATGACAATCACCACATGCTGTCGTCGAGCTTCGCCCGCCAGGCGCGCTTCCACGAGAACTACTGGCAGTTGACGGATGTCACCACCACCTATTTCCGTGAAGGTCACACCGAAGTCATCAGCGCGCCCGACGAGCGCTGGGACGTGGCCCTGAGCCCGCAACTGCTGAGCACCGTGGTGATGGCGCCGGAGTCCCTGTCGATCACTGGCTTGTGGGGCTACATCCATTACCTGGCGGATCAGGGGCTGAACAACGGTCGCTACTGGCTGGCGTTCTGGGTCAAGGTCCTGCAGCCCCTGGTGACGGCGGCCCTGGTATTGATGGCGATTTCCTTCATCTTCGGCCCGCTGCGTTCGGTGACCCTCGGTCAGCGCGTGTTCACCGGCGTGCTGGTGGGGTTCACTTTCCGCATCGCCCAGGACCTGCTGGGGCCTTCGAGCCTGGTTTTTGGCTTCTCTCCGCTGTTTGCGGTGCTGGTGCCGGCAGGCATCTGCGCCATTGCAGGCTTCTGGCTGCTGCGCCGGGCCGGTTGA
- the pdxJ gene encoding pyridoxine 5'-phosphate synthase, with protein sequence MTTSNRILLGVNIDHVATLRQARGTRYPDPVKAALDAEEAGADGITVHLREDRRHIQERDVLLLKDVLQTRMNFEMGVTEEMMAFAERIRPAHICLVPETRQELTTEGGLDVAGQEARIKAAVERLSKIGSEVSLFIDADERQIEASKRVGAPAIELHTGRYADAQTPSEVAGELQRIVDGVAVGLAQGLIVNAGHGLHYHNVEAVAAIKGINELNIGHALVAHALFVGFKGAVAEMKALILAAAAKA encoded by the coding sequence GTGACCACCAGCAATCGCATTCTTCTCGGCGTGAACATCGATCACGTTGCCACCCTGCGTCAGGCCCGCGGCACGCGTTACCCTGACCCGGTCAAGGCCGCTCTGGATGCGGAAGAGGCGGGTGCCGACGGCATCACCGTGCACCTGCGCGAAGATCGCCGGCACATTCAGGAGCGCGACGTGCTGCTGCTCAAGGACGTGCTGCAGACCCGCATGAACTTCGAGATGGGCGTCACCGAAGAGATGATGGCGTTCGCCGAGCGCATTCGCCCGGCGCATATCTGCCTGGTGCCGGAAACCCGTCAGGAGCTGACCACAGAAGGCGGTCTTGACGTGGCCGGTCAGGAGGCACGGATCAAGGCGGCGGTGGAGCGCTTGTCGAAAATCGGTTCTGAAGTGTCGCTGTTCATCGACGCCGACGAGCGCCAGATCGAAGCCTCCAAGCGCGTCGGCGCGCCGGCCATCGAGTTGCACACCGGTCGTTATGCCGATGCCCAGACGCCGAGTGAAGTGGCGGGCGAGCTGCAGCGCATCGTCGACGGGGTTGCCGTGGGGCTGGCCCAGGGCCTGATCGTCAATGCCGGCCACGGCCTGCATTACCACAACGTCGAAGCGGTGGCGGCGATCAAGGGCATCAACGAGCTGAACATCGGCCACGCCCTGGTGGCCCATGCCCTGTTCGTCGGCTTCAAGGGTGCGGTAGCGGAGATGAAGGCCCTGATTCTGGCGGCTGCGGCCAAGGCCTGA
- the era gene encoding GTPase Era, with the protein MTDSTATRCGYVAIVGRPNVGKSTLLNHILGQKLAITSRKPQTTRHNMLGIKTEGAIQAIYVDTPGMHKSNEKALNRYMNKTASAALKDVDVVIFVVDRTKWTDEDQLVLERVQYVQGPVILAINKTDRIEDKAELMPHLTWLQEQLPNAEIVPVSAQQGHNLEALEGLIAKHLPENDHFFPEDQITDRSSRFLAAELVREKIMRQLGAELPYQITVEIEEFKQQGKTLHIHALILVERDGQKKIIIGDKGERIKRIGMEARKDMELLFDSKVMLNLWVKVKGGWSDDERALRSLGYGDL; encoded by the coding sequence ATGACTGATTCAACCGCAACACGCTGTGGCTATGTCGCCATCGTCGGCCGCCCCAACGTGGGCAAGTCGACGCTGCTCAACCACATCCTCGGCCAGAAGCTGGCGATCACCTCGCGCAAGCCCCAGACCACTCGTCACAACATGCTCGGGATCAAGACCGAAGGCGCCATCCAGGCGATCTACGTCGACACCCCCGGCATGCACAAGAGCAACGAGAAGGCGCTGAACCGCTACATGAACAAGACCGCTTCGGCGGCCTTGAAAGACGTCGACGTGGTGATCTTCGTGGTCGACCGCACCAAGTGGACCGACGAGGACCAACTGGTCCTTGAGCGCGTGCAGTACGTGCAGGGGCCGGTGATCCTGGCGATCAACAAGACCGACCGCATCGAGGACAAGGCCGAGCTGATGCCGCACCTGACCTGGCTGCAGGAGCAACTGCCGAATGCCGAGATCGTGCCGGTCTCCGCCCAGCAGGGGCATAACCTCGAAGCCCTGGAAGGCTTGATCGCCAAGCACCTGCCGGAGAACGACCACTTCTTCCCGGAAGACCAGATCACCGACCGCAGCAGCCGCTTCCTCGCCGCCGAACTGGTGCGCGAGAAGATCATGCGCCAGCTGGGTGCCGAGCTGCCGTACCAGATCACCGTGGAAATCGAAGAGTTCAAGCAGCAGGGCAAGACCCTGCATATCCACGCCTTGATCCTTGTCGAACGCGATGGGCAGAAGAAAATCATCATTGGCGACAAGGGTGAGCGGATCAAGCGCATCGGCATGGAAGCGCGCAAGGACATGGAGCTGCTGTTCGACTCCAAGGTCATGCTCAACCTCTGGGTCAAGGTCAAGGGTGGCTGGTCCGATGACGAGCGCGCCTTGCGTTCCCTGGGCTACGGCGACCTCTGA
- the lepB gene encoding signal peptidase I encodes MSLNFPLLLVIAVFVCGFLALLDLVFLAPRRRAAIANYQGSVSQPDGLVVEKLNKEPLLVEYGKSFFPVLFIVLVLRSFLVEPFQIPSGSMKPTLDVGDFILVNKFSYGIRLPVIDKKVIEIGDPQRGDVMVFRYPSDPNVNYIKRVVGLPGDEVRYTSDKHLFVNGQPVAEQLVGAEPGTLGSAELYKEKLGAAEHLIRKEMSRYRATPDGRWVVPAGHYFMMGDNRDNSNDSRYWDDPSIPKDLLGMVPDKNIVGKAFAVWMSWPEPKLSHLPNFSRVGLIK; translated from the coding sequence ATGTCACTAAATTTCCCGCTGTTGCTGGTCATCGCTGTCTTCGTATGCGGTTTCTTGGCGTTGCTCGATCTGGTGTTTCTCGCACCGCGTCGACGCGCGGCCATCGCCAACTATCAGGGCAGCGTCAGCCAGCCGGATGGGCTGGTGGTCGAGAAGCTGAACAAGGAACCGCTGCTGGTTGAATACGGCAAGTCGTTCTTTCCGGTGTTGTTCATTGTCCTGGTGCTGCGTTCGTTCCTGGTGGAACCGTTCCAGATTCCGTCGGGCTCGATGAAACCGACCCTGGATGTCGGCGACTTCATCCTGGTGAACAAGTTCTCCTACGGGATTCGCTTGCCGGTGATCGACAAGAAAGTCATCGAGATCGGTGATCCACAACGCGGCGATGTGATGGTGTTCCGCTACCCAAGCGACCCCAACGTCAACTACATCAAGCGTGTAGTGGGCCTGCCGGGGGATGAAGTGCGCTACACCAGCGACAAGCATCTGTTCGTCAACGGCCAGCCGGTGGCGGAGCAGTTGGTCGGCGCTGAGCCCGGCACCCTGGGCAGCGCTGAGCTGTACAAGGAGAAACTCGGTGCCGCCGAGCACTTGATCCGCAAGGAAATGAGCCGCTATCGGGCCACTCCGGACGGTCGTTGGGTGGTACCCGCCGGGCACTACTTCATGATGGGCGACAACCGCGACAACTCCAACGACAGTCGCTACTGGGACGATCCGAGTATTCCCAAAGACCTGCTGGGCATGGTTCCCGACAAGAATATCGTCGGCAAGGCCTTCGCAGTCTGGATGAGCTGGCCCGAACCGAAACTCAGCCACCTGCCGAATTTCTCGCGGGTTGGCCTGATCAAGTAA
- the mltF gene encoding membrane-bound lytic murein transglycosylase MltF, producing MFSPMALRPRCAKWLIVTGLFLMLGACVEKPSTLERVKEDGVLRVITRNSPATYFQDRNGETGFEYELVKRFADDLGVELKIETADNLDDLYNQLGQPKGPVLAAAGLVSSEQRKQQVRFSHPYLEVTPQIIYRNGQSRPTSAQNLVGKHIMVLKGSSHAEQLAELKLKYPGIDYEESDAVEVVDLLRMVDEGQIDLTLVDSNELAMNQVYFPNVRVAFDLGDARSQSWAVAAGDDNSLLNEINSFLDKVEKNGTLQRLKDRYYGHVDVLGYVGAYTFAQHLQQRLPKYEKHFKNSAKQEKLDWRLLAAVGYQESMWQAEVTSKTGVRGLMMLTQNTAQAMGVSNRLDPKQSISGGAKYLAYIKEQLDDKIEEPDRTWFALAAYNVGTGHLDDARKLAEREGLNPNKWLDVKKMLPRLSQKQWYSKTRYGYARGGEPVHFVANIRRYYDILTWVTQPQLEGDQVAEGNLHVPGVNKTKPPEDNPPL from the coding sequence ATGTTTTCCCCTATGGCTTTACGTCCGCGCTGCGCCAAGTGGCTCATCGTAACCGGACTCTTCCTGATGCTCGGCGCCTGCGTTGAAAAACCCAGCACCCTTGAGCGCGTAAAGGAGGATGGTGTGCTGCGGGTGATCACCCGTAACAGCCCCGCCACCTACTTTCAGGACCGCAACGGCGAAACCGGCTTCGAATACGAGCTGGTGAAGCGCTTTGCCGACGATCTGGGCGTGGAGCTGAAGATCGAGACCGCCGACAACCTCGACGACCTGTACAACCAGTTGGGCCAGCCCAAAGGCCCGGTGCTGGCTGCCGCTGGCCTGGTGAGCAGCGAGCAGCGCAAACAGCAGGTGCGGTTTTCCCACCCTTACCTGGAAGTCACCCCGCAGATCATCTATCGCAACGGCCAGTCCCGCCCTACCAGCGCGCAGAACCTGGTGGGCAAGCACATCATGGTGCTCAAGGGCAGCAGCCACGCCGAACAACTGGCGGAACTCAAGCTCAAGTACCCCGGCATCGACTACGAAGAGTCGGACGCCGTCGAGGTCGTCGACCTGCTGCGCATGGTGGACGAAGGGCAGATCGACCTGACCCTGGTGGACTCCAACGAACTGGCGATGAACCAGGTGTACTTCCCCAACGTACGGGTCGCCTTCGACCTGGGGGATGCCCGCAGCCAGAGCTGGGCGGTAGCCGCCGGCGACGACAACAGCCTGCTCAACGAAATCAACAGCTTCCTCGACAAGGTGGAAAAGAACGGCACCCTGCAACGCCTCAAGGACCGCTATTACGGCCACGTGGACGTGCTCGGCTATGTCGGTGCCTACACCTTCGCCCAACACCTGCAGCAGCGTCTGCCCAAGTACGAGAAACACTTCAAGAATTCGGCCAAGCAGGAGAAGCTCGACTGGCGCCTGCTGGCGGCGGTGGGCTACCAGGAATCCATGTGGCAGGCCGAGGTGACCTCCAAGACCGGCGTGCGCGGGCTGATGATGCTGACCCAGAACACCGCCCAGGCCATGGGCGTGTCCAATCGACTGGACCCCAAGCAGAGCATCAGTGGCGGGGCCAAGTACCTGGCTTATATCAAGGAACAGCTGGACGACAAGATCGAGGAGCCGGACCGCACCTGGTTCGCCCTCGCCGCCTACAACGTCGGTACCGGCCACCTGGACGACGCCCGCAAGCTGGCGGAAAGGGAAGGCCTGAATCCGAACAAATGGCTGGATGTGAAGAAAATGCTGCCACGGCTGTCGCAAAAGCAGTGGTACAGCAAGACCCGCTATGGCTACGCCCGGGGCGGCGAGCCGGTGCATTTCGTCGCCAACATCCGCCGCTACTACGACATCCTGACCTGGGTGACCCAGCCGCAGCTGGAAGGCGATCAGGTCGCCGAGGGCAACCTGCACGTTCCCGGGGTCAACAAGACCAAGCCGCCGGAAGACAATCCGCCGCTTTAA
- the lepA gene encoding translation elongation factor 4, with protein sequence MSDLSHIRNFSIIAHIDHGKSTLADRFIQMCGGLAEREMEAQVLDSMDLERERGITIKAHSVTLYYKAKDGITYQLNFIDTPGHVDFTYEVSRSLAACEGALLVVDAGQGVEAQSVANCYTAIEQGLEVMPVLNKIDLPQADPERVKEEIEKIIGIDATDAVTCSAKTGLGVDEVLERLVTTIPAPTGNIEDPLQALIIDSWFDNYLGVVSLVRVRHGRVKKGDKILVKSTGKIHLVDSVGVFNPKHTATADLKAGEVGFIIAGIKDIHGAPVGDTLTLSSTPDVEVLPGFKRIQPQVYAGLFPVSSDDFEDFREALQKLTLNDSSLQYTPESSDALGFGFRCGFLGMLHMEIIQERLEREYDLDLITTAPTVIFELLLKTGETIYVDNPSKLPDLSSIEDMREPIVRANILVPQEHLGNVITLCIEKRGVQHDMLFLGSQVQVTYDLPMNEVVLDFFDRLKSTSRGYASLDYHFDRYQSANLVKLDVLINGDKVDALALIVHRDNAHYKGRALTEKMKDLIPRQMFDVAIQAAIGGQIVARTTVKALRKNVLAKCYGGDVSRKRKLLEKQKAGKKRMKQVGNVEIPQEAFLAVLRLDS encoded by the coding sequence GTGAGTGATTTGAGTCATATCCGCAATTTCTCCATCATCGCCCACATTGACCATGGCAAGTCGACTCTGGCCGATCGCTTCATCCAGATGTGCGGCGGCCTGGCCGAGCGCGAAATGGAAGCCCAGGTTCTGGACTCCATGGACCTTGAGCGTGAGCGCGGGATCACCATCAAGGCCCACAGCGTCACCCTCTATTACAAAGCCAAAGATGGCATTACCTACCAGCTGAACTTCATCGATACCCCGGGCCACGTGGACTTCACCTATGAAGTCAGTCGCTCCCTGGCGGCCTGTGAAGGTGCGCTGCTGGTGGTGGATGCCGGCCAGGGCGTTGAAGCCCAGTCGGTAGCCAACTGCTACACCGCCATCGAGCAGGGCCTGGAAGTGATGCCGGTGCTGAACAAGATCGACCTGCCACAGGCCGATCCGGAGCGGGTCAAGGAAGAGATCGAGAAGATCATCGGTATCGATGCCACCGACGCCGTGACCTGCAGCGCCAAGACCGGCCTGGGCGTGGACGAGGTGCTCGAGCGCCTGGTGACCACCATTCCGGCGCCGACCGGCAATATCGAAGACCCGCTGCAAGCGCTGATCATCGACTCCTGGTTCGACAACTACCTGGGCGTCGTGTCCCTGGTGCGTGTGCGTCACGGCCGGGTCAAGAAAGGCGACAAGATCCTGGTCAAGTCCACCGGCAAGATCCACCTGGTGGACAGCGTCGGTGTATTCAACCCGAAACACACCGCCACTGCCGACCTCAAGGCCGGTGAAGTGGGCTTCATCATCGCCGGCATCAAGGATATTCACGGGGCGCCGGTGGGTGACACCCTGACCTTGAGTTCGACCCCGGACGTGGAAGTGCTGCCAGGCTTCAAGCGCATCCAGCCCCAGGTCTATGCCGGCCTGTTCCCGGTCAGCTCCGATGACTTCGAGGATTTCCGCGAAGCGCTGCAGAAGCTCACCCTCAACGACTCGTCGCTGCAGTACACCCCGGAAAGCTCCGATGCCCTGGGCTTCGGCTTCCGTTGCGGGTTCCTCGGCATGCTGCACATGGAGATCATCCAGGAGCGCCTGGAGCGCGAATACGACCTGGACCTGATCACCACCGCGCCGACGGTGATCTTCGAGCTGCTGCTCAAGACCGGTGAAACCATCTATGTCGACAACCCGTCCAAGCTTCCGGACCTGTCGTCGATCGAAGACATGCGCGAGCCGATCGTGCGGGCCAATATCCTTGTGCCGCAAGAGCACCTGGGCAACGTCATAACCCTGTGCATCGAGAAACGCGGTGTGCAGCATGACATGCTGTTCCTGGGCAGCCAGGTCCAGGTGACCTACGATCTGCCGATGAACGAAGTGGTACTGGATTTCTTCGATCGCCTGAAGTCCACCAGCCGCGGCTACGCGTCGCTGGATTACCACTTCGATCGCTACCAGTCAGCTAATCTGGTCAAGCTGGATGTATTGATCAACGGCGACAAGGTCGATGCCCTGGCATTGATCGTGCACCGTGACAACGCCCACTACAAAGGGCGTGCGTTGACCGAGAAGATGAAAGATCTGATTCCTCGGCAGATGTTTGACGTGGCAATCCAGGCCGCCATCGGCGGGCAGATTGTGGCGCGGACAACCGTCAAGGCCCTCAGAAAGAACGTACTGGCCAAATGCTACGGCGGCGACGTCAGCCGTAAGCGCAAGCTGTTGGAAAAGCAGAAGGCCGGTAAGAAACGCATGAAGCAAGTGGGCAACGTGGAAATTCCACAAGAAGCCTTCCTTGCCGTGCTCAGGTTGGATAGTTAG
- the rnc gene encoding ribonuclease III, which produces MSVSLSRLERQLGYSFKDQELMLLALTHRSFAGRNNERLEFLGDAILNFVAGEALFERFPQAREGQLSRLRARLVKGETLAVLARGFDLGEYLRLGSGELKSGGFRRESILADALEALIGAIYLDAGMETARDRVLSWLASEFESLTLVDTNKDPKTRLQEFLQSRACELPRYEVVDIQGEPHCRTFFVECEVTLLNEKSRGQGVSRRIAEQVAAAAALIALGVENGHD; this is translated from the coding sequence GTGAGCGTTTCTTTGAGCCGTCTCGAGCGTCAGCTCGGCTATTCCTTCAAGGACCAGGAACTGATGCTCCTGGCCCTCACTCACCGCAGCTTTGCCGGGCGCAACAACGAGCGCCTGGAGTTTCTCGGTGACGCCATTCTCAACTTCGTGGCCGGCGAGGCGTTGTTCGAGCGCTTCCCCCAGGCCCGTGAAGGCCAGCTGTCGCGTTTGCGCGCGCGCCTGGTGAAAGGTGAAACACTGGCGGTACTGGCCCGCGGTTTCGACCTGGGCGAATACCTGCGCCTGGGTTCCGGCGAATTGAAGAGCGGCGGTTTCCGTCGTGAATCGATCCTGGCCGATGCCCTGGAAGCCCTGATTGGTGCGATCTACCTGGACGCCGGCATGGAAACCGCCCGCGACCGCGTACTGTCCTGGCTGGCCTCGGAGTTCGAGAGCCTGACCCTGGTGGACACCAACAAGGACCCCAAGACCCGGCTGCAGGAGTTCCTCCAGTCCCGTGCCTGCGAACTGCCGCGCTACGAAGTGGTGGATATCCAGGGCGAGCCGCACTGCCGGACATTCTTCGTTGAATGTGAAGTCACCTTATTGAATGAAAAAAGCCGAGGTCAGGGTGTGAGCCGTCGTATTGCCGAACAGGTAGCGGCCGCTGCAGCACTGATTGCCCTGGGCGTGGAGAATGGCCATGACTGA
- the lptF gene encoding LPS export ABC transporter permease LptF — translation MIVFRYLSREILLTLSAVSAVLLVIIMSGRFVKFLAQAASGALDPGSLFLIMGFRLPGFLQLILPLGLFLGILLAYGRLYLESEMTVLSATGMSQQRLLGMTMVPAALVALVVAWLSLSLAPQGANQFQLLLNKQDALTEFDTLVAGRFQALNDGSRVTYTEQLSEDRTNLSGVFISEKRLNQEKKDQGISVLVAEKGHQDIRPDGNRYLILENGYRYDGNPGEANYRVIKYDTYGVLLERPDVSDEVTDRDAMPTRDLIGKDDLRARAELQWRLSLPLLVFIVTLMAVPLSRVNPRQGRFLKLIPAILLYMAYLTILIAVRGALEKGKISPALGLWWVHLLFLAIGLGLMYWEPMRLKMASRRSVKEMARG, via the coding sequence TTGATCGTCTTTCGTTATCTATCCCGCGAAATCCTGCTGACCCTGAGTGCCGTGAGTGCGGTGCTGCTGGTCATCATCATGAGCGGGCGCTTCGTCAAGTTCCTCGCTCAAGCCGCCTCGGGTGCTCTGGATCCGGGCTCGCTGTTCCTGATCATGGGCTTTCGTCTGCCGGGCTTCCTGCAACTGATCCTGCCGCTGGGGCTGTTCCTCGGCATTCTTCTGGCTTATGGCCGGCTTTATCTCGAAAGCGAGATGACCGTGTTGTCCGCGACCGGCATGAGCCAGCAGCGCCTGCTGGGCATGACCATGGTTCCGGCGGCCCTGGTGGCGCTGGTGGTGGCGTGGCTGAGCCTGAGCCTGGCGCCGCAGGGAGCCAATCAGTTCCAGTTGCTGCTGAACAAGCAGGATGCCCTGACCGAGTTCGACACCCTGGTGGCCGGACGCTTTCAGGCGCTCAATGACGGCAGCCGGGTGACTTACACCGAGCAGTTGTCGGAAGACCGGACCAATCTTTCCGGGGTGTTCATCTCCGAAAAACGCCTGAATCAGGAAAAGAAGGACCAGGGCATCTCGGTGCTGGTGGCCGAGAAGGGCCATCAGGACATCCGGCCCGACGGCAATCGTTACCTGATCCTGGAGAACGGCTACCGCTATGACGGCAACCCGGGCGAGGCCAACTACCGGGTGATCAAGTACGACACCTACGGCGTGCTGCTGGAGCGTCCGGACGTCAGCGACGAAGTCACTGATCGCGACGCCATGCCGACCCGCGATCTGATCGGCAAGGACGACCTGCGGGCCCGCGCCGAACTGCAATGGCGCCTGTCCCTGCCGTTGCTGGTCTTCATCGTGACCCTGATGGCGGTGCCGCTGTCCCGGGTCAATCCGCGCCAGGGCCGCTTCCTCAAGCTGATCCCGGCCATTCTGCTGTACATGGCGTACCTGACCATCCTGATCGCGGTGCGCGGTGCCCTGGAGAAAGGCAAGATCTCGCCTGCCCTGGGGCTGTGGTGGGTTCACCTGCTGTTCCTGGCCATTGGCCTGGGCTTGATGTACTGGGAACCGATGCGGTTGAAAATGGCGAGTCGTCGCAGCGTGAAGGAGATGGCTCGTGGTTAA
- the recO gene encoding DNA repair protein RecO: MSSNAPVGQLAYVLHSRAYRESSALVDFLTPQGRLRAVLRNARGKAGTLARPFVPLEVEFRGRGELKNVGRMESAGIAAWLNGEALFSGLYLNELLIRLLPAEDPHPAVFDHYAATLLALAEGRPLEPLLRAFEWRLLDDLGYGFALDSDIHGAPIAADGLYRLQVDAGLEQVFLLQPGLFNGTELLAMAEADWSAPGALSAAKRLMRQALAVHLGGRPLVSRELFRKP; the protein is encoded by the coding sequence ATGTCCAGCAACGCCCCAGTCGGCCAGCTTGCCTACGTCCTGCACAGCCGCGCTTACCGTGAAAGCAGCGCCCTGGTGGATTTCCTCACCCCTCAAGGTCGCCTGCGCGCTGTCCTGCGCAACGCACGAGGCAAGGCCGGTACCCTGGCGCGACCCTTCGTTCCTCTGGAAGTCGAGTTTCGCGGCCGCGGCGAGCTGAAGAACGTCGGGCGCATGGAAAGTGCCGGAATCGCCGCCTGGCTCAACGGCGAAGCCTTGTTCAGCGGCCTGTACCTGAATGAGCTGCTGATCCGCCTGCTGCCGGCGGAAGATCCCCATCCGGCGGTGTTCGACCACTACGCCGCCACCTTGCTGGCCCTGGCCGAAGGCCGGCCCCTGGAGCCCCTGCTGCGGGCCTTTGAGTGGCGGCTGCTGGACGATCTGGGCTACGGTTTCGCCCTGGACAGCGACATCCACGGCGCGCCCATCGCTGCCGATGGCCTGTATCGCCTGCAGGTGGATGCCGGACTGGAGCAGGTCTTCCTGCTGCAACCGGGCCTGTTCAATGGCACCGAACTGTTGGCCATGGCCGAGGCCGACTGGAGCGCTCCCGGTGCCTTGTCGGCCGCCAAGCGCCTGATGCGCCAGGCCCTGGCCGTGCACCTGGGCGGGCGGCCCCTGGTCAGTCGCGAGCTGTTTCGCAAACCCTAG